GGCAAAAATCCTCGCGAAGGAATTCGCCGACGAGCACATCAGCCAGATCCGGATGGATCGGCTGCTCAATCTGCCCAATGTGGCGCCGCCGATGAACCCGTCGACGGTGTACATCACCGTGGTCGACAAGGACCGCAACGTCTGCTCGTTCATCAACTCGATCGCGCACGCCTTCGGCGCGGCGATCGTCTCCAACAAGACCGGCATCCTGTTGCAGAACCGCGCCGGCGGCTTCCGCATCCAGCCCGGTCATCCCAACTGCATCGGCCCGGGCAAGCGGCCGCTGCACACCATCATTCCTGCGCTCGCGACCAAGGGCGGCCGCGCCATCCTGTCGTTCGGGGTGATGGGCGGGCAGTACCAGCCGGTCGGCCAGACCCACGTCCTGACCAATATCCTCGACTATGGCTGCGACGTGCAGGAAGCGATCGATATGCCGCGCGGCCTGCACTATGAGGGCGTCTACCAGCTCGAGGACGGCGTGCCGGCGGCGACCGTCGAGGGCCTGAAGAAGCTTGGTCACAAGACCACGAACCTGGTCTCGCCGCTCGGCGGCGGCCAGGCGATCTGGATCGACTGGGACAAGGGCACGCTGACCGGCGGATCCGATCCTCGCAAGGACGGCTGCGCGCTCGGTTACTGAGCGCTCCGCCTTCGCGGCAGCTTTCCTGATCGAGCGCGCTGCGCTAAACACCTGTTTCGTCTCAACAGGAAAAGGTGGCCGATGCTGCGTGCAAGTCTTTCGTTTCTGTCGGCGATCGCGATGATCGCCGTGATCCTGTCACCCGGCGACGCATCGGCCCAAGGAGCAGCAAAACCCGTGACCACCGCTTCGGGACTTCAGATCATCGACACCAAGGTCGGCACCGGCGCCTCGCCCAAGCCCGGGCAGATCTGCGTGATGCACTATACCGGCTGGCTCTACGAGAACGGCCAGAAGGGCAAGAAATTCGACTCGTCGGTCGATCGCAACGAGCCGTTCGAATTCCCGATCGGTCAGCGCAAGGTGATCGCCGGCTGGGACGAGGGCGTCACCAGCATGAAGGTCGGCGGCAAGCGCACGCTGATCATTCCGCCCGCGCTCGGCTATGGCGCGCGCGGCGCGGGCGGCGTGATTCCGCCCAACGCCACGCTGATGTTCGATGTCGAGCTCCTGGCGGTGAAGTAGCGTTTCTTGGCGTCGCGACCACCGATCTACCACCGCAATCAAAATGAAGAGGACCGGCCTTTCGGCCGGTCCTCTCGTTAACGCAGATCGAGCACTGTCTTAGTCGGCTGCCTTCTTGGCCGCTCCGGCAGCGCGGTCGATCGCTTCCTTGGTGGCTTCCTTGGCGTCGCCCATCGCCTTCTGGCCCTTGCCTTTCACTTCCTGCATGGCGCCTTCGCCCTGCAGGCGCTCGGACCCGGTGGCTTCGCCCACGCCCTGCTTGGCCTTGCCGATTGCTTCGTTGGCGGTGCCCTTGATCTTGTCGGTCGTGCTACCCATTACATGCTCCTTATTCGCGGTTGCCGGGACAACCGGGGAGGCATGAAGAAGTTCCTCCAAACATGCTGGTTTGCGCGCGGCGGTTTCGCTACTGTTCCCCGCGATCCGGTTTCATCAGGACAGCACGATGTCAGGTTCCCACGACCACACCCACTCGCATGATCATACTCACGATCACGACCGCTGGAAGCACGACGGCGTGCGCGTC
This genomic interval from Bradyrhizobium sp. NP1 contains the following:
- a CDS encoding CsbD family protein yields the protein MGSTTDKIKGTANEAIGKAKQGVGEATGSERLQGEGAMQEVKGKGQKAMGDAKEATKEAIDRAAGAAKKAAD
- a CDS encoding FKBP-type peptidyl-prolyl cis-trans isomerase, with the translated sequence MIAVILSPGDASAQGAAKPVTTASGLQIIDTKVGTGASPKPGQICVMHYTGWLYENGQKGKKFDSSVDRNEPFEFPIGQRKVIAGWDEGVTSMKVGGKRTLIIPPALGYGARGAGGVIPPNATLMFDVELLAVK